The Brassica rapa cultivar Chiifu-401-42 chromosome A10, CAAS_Brap_v3.01, whole genome shotgun sequence genome segment ATTTGGTCAAATTAGTATATGGAGCGCGCAATATAGACaataattttctttcttttttatcaaGACTCGAGAGCATTACTAACAGTCATCTACATAGTCTTCTGCAATAATTCATATTTATTACTGTAGGTTTTTGTTTCTCAAAATCAATTCCTCtacatttcgtttttttttttttccaaaattccTCTACATTTCGTTATGTATGTAAGTATGTTCATGTGCAAAAAGacgtttttaccaaaaaaaaaaaaaagtgcagGATTGTTCAATGTCGATTGCTATTTTCTGTAAAATGCAGGATTACCACTAGAATCAACATTGTAAGTATGAGTTGGCAATCATTTTACAGAAATAGCAATCGATTCATGCTACAGTTAACAGGATTTGGGCGCTACAAGGCAAAAACAACAGGATTGATGTGCAGTTCATTGGCAAGATAACAGTGCTGTTTCGAATTGAGGATGCGGGGGTGCGTAGTAGGGTTCTCAAGAGGAAGTTCTGGCATATAGGAGATGTTATTTTCTGTAAAGTGCAAGTGCAGGATTTCTCAAAATGTCGATTGCTATTTTCTGTAAAATGATTGCAATGTTGTATGGCCCATTTAGAAATGTTGATTCTAGTGGACCAGAATTCGTTATGTGCGTCTTTTGCATTGCATGTCCACAACATTCAAGCCTTGGAATTGGATTTATTTGTCCACACaaactattttaaaatcaaCACAAATTTCATGTTAATTTTAATATTCAATTATTAGTTTAGCATGAAAGATatccaattataaaaaaaaatatccatgCAAATTTCTTAATAAAACGTGCAAGAACACGAAATTACTTTTCTCCCATTTGTTTGTCCGTTCTCAATctgttttcataaaaaaaaaacacttttcaAAGAATTTAATAATATGgtgttttaggtttttttttaaattaaaatgtgTATAACATGAATAAAGTGCTTGTAGATAGTTGTTTGATTCTTGGAAAGTGAAAAAAGTATCTCTAAgtataaaaatcatttttatatataatatttatctcGCGCTTTGCCTAGTGTGTCTATTATTTGCTAATAACAAAGATTTTTTCCCCTGTAGTTATTTGAAAAGAGTTCAAAGGTTGTGAAACATGGTAAAGCTTTTAACGGagctaagaaaaataaattaatgtataaaagataTACAGTATGTTGCACAAAAAGCTCTAACAAGTTGCAAAATATTAGAACAAAAACATTTATCGGTACGATATATATTGCTATATTGTAGCATATTAACcattaacataaaaaaaaaacaagaaataaaGATGAAAAttgcttttttaaaaaaaataaatatattttttaatataataagactttgtattataatataatccaaaaaaacccgcgcttgaaaagcgcggatcaaaatctagttattattaAACATTGAAAACCAATACAACAACCCAAAGACAAGAAAATACAGAGAAAGACCCACAAACGGTCCAGCAAACAAAAGAGCCCAAAGAAAAACGAGGTCCATACGAACACCACGCGTTAAAGATTAGCCTGGCTAGGCCACGTATTAAGCGCACGACAAAGGTGGAACACATGCTACGCAAAGAAGCCATCCGTCTTCAAAGACTAGCACGTCATCGCCGGAGCTACTAATCAGATTACCACCGGAAACACACCGGAAACACACCGGAAACAGGCACCGTTCAAAGAGCACCGCCATGACGAGATCTGAAAGTGAGAGAGTTCTAAACCACAGCTTTCGTCTTCAACAACAGAAGACCGTAAAGACGCTTTGAAACAAACCAAAAAGATTTCCTTTTCCAATAGAATGTTTCAATATACGACCTTAACGTTGAATCAACCAACGCAAGGAACGATTGAAACAGAAGGAGCGTAGAGAAGAGGAAATCAAGCAGAATCCGGGAAACCCCGGAGTAAAGCCACCATCAACATTAACAGATGATGCGAGGCGGAGCCAAGTGTCGACAGACCACCACCGAAGAAGATGGCATGGTCTCCGGAGCCAAGAGCCAACGACCGCATCGAGGAGATGACGCGCCGTCAGAGTCAAGAGCCGGCCGACCACCAAGAGGAAAGGCACTACTACAGAGCgctctctctcttatctctttATATCTTTCAGAGAGAGAGTAGCTTTCGGTCTTCCCTCACCGGTGTTCTTTTCCGGTGACATGTTTCCCGATGTTCGGGCTTCGCCTCCGGCAACGGTGGCTCTCTCAGCACCGTTGGCTGGCCTCTGACTCTAGCGACACATCGTTCTTTGATGTTGTCGGCTAGCTTCGTGTCGGATTAGTCCcacctttttgttttgttcttcgGGATCCCTTTGCCTCTTTGATCTTCTATCGGTTTAGTTTAGCTAGATTTTTGTTTGGAAAGCTTCATCCTTTCCCTCTGGTTAGGATTTGTCATCTTCAAGCTTACTTTGATTTTAAAAGATGGTGGTGGTTACGTTTTAAGTTTTGAAGCTTTTATTTCATTAGATCGTTGGGTTTGACGAATCTTATTGGATCGATTGTAGCTTTATGTTGGAATCCTTGTGCTCTGTTTCGATCTAGTGTTGTTGACGACGGTTCTGTTCGTTGTTCCTGTTTCCGGTAAGCTCCGGTGGACTCCGATCAGAATTTCCGGTCTCGACACTCAAGCTGGTGCTGTTTCGTTGGTATCTCTGTTCGTCCGCCACATGTCCCGCTTCGTTCGGAGACGTACGCGTGGTAGTGAGTCATCCGAGTTGCTCTTCGACCACCTTTGGGCCTTTTTGTGTTGGGCCAACGGTTTGGGCTTCTTCTGGCGTGCTCGTGTTGCAAGCCTTACTTATTGGTCccttttttttaagtttgtatTGTCTTATCTTTTGGGTTTGATAGCACTGTCCTTTCTTTTGGGTATGtttgtaaattttgttttagttgAATAAAATaccagtgacaaaaaaaaaaaaaaaaaaaaagatgaaaattgCATAAAAGCCTGCATATGGGTTACAAAACAAATATGCGCGAGCGTCTTGTATACGAAGCTGtcgtttgttttgtttgttttgacgagagacaaaaatcaaaaatttataaatgtttttattatataatattgtagagttgaaaaaaaaacacaaatagtAATACTGTGGACCGCTTAATTCTTGTATATTCATAATATATGTACAATATTTCTTCTCAACCATTGTAACCTGACATACAAATTCTATCTTAAACAAGTTATTATCACTCAAGCTCtcactttgatttttttttaaaaattatatccatATTAAAACTGCAATAATCAGTTCAACATACAAAAAACACTTTGTaaggataaattttttttttttgaaacacttgtAAGGATAAACTATGTATCAATATGTGTGGAGTGGATAAGCATTTTGTAAGGATAaccattttgtaaaaaaacaaacagTATGTGTTTGCTCTACCTAAAAAAATCTATGAGAAGATTAACTCCTTGTATTTAATTAGCGTTTCTTTGGAAAAATGGTACTACATCGACGGCTGGAACAAGAGTCAGTTAAACTAATGTTTGCAAACTAAAAAAGGAGGGGTGATTTAGAATCAGAAAGTTGTAGGAATTCCTCAAGTTTTTTCGATTTGAAAAGGGTTTGAAACTTTCTTTCCTTACATTAGGCATCTTATGAATAACTTGACTGCACGCAAATGTGTTTCCAAGACAGTGTTACTAGGCCATTGCCCATTGCAGACTCACAGAAATTATCACCAACATTAAGGAGTATGATCAAGGTTAAAGCCATGGTTCCCTGATACACCCTCATGTGGTTTACTAAAGAAATTCCTAAATGTTCATTTGTTATTTGGATGGCTATGCTGTTCAGACTTGCGGCTAAGGATCTGTACTGTATGTGTATAATTGAGTACTGGCTTTTAGCCTTTTAGGGTAAACCCctctaataatattttacaatctactctattaaaacaGAGTCCTAAATTTATCTACTATTGAagttgttatttatattttggacTGTTTCAAGTTTGTTAGTATATTACTTAATTTATGGATCATATCAAGTTagttacaatatatttatattaaacgCTACTGCTACATTAAAATCAGACAACTTAGATTAAACCAATAATCTACTCTATTATAAGTAAACCAAACGAATTATGTTCCACTAAAATTAAAGTAGACCAATTGTATATACAATTATATTAGTAATACAATAATTCTTATTTGGACCTTTTTTACCATAGATGAAACTTTGTTCTAAGTTGATTTATACCTTTCTCTTACCCACATCATATGTTTTATACATCATTCTGAAAATGTACTGAATGTAACGTTAATAAATACTTATGTGTTTGGTTGCAGAATGTAAAAtgaatttgaaaagtatttaattataaacttaCTCGATAAAAAATTCATATGTATTTAATACaaatatgtttcatattatCGGGTCTAAAAAATTTTCTAATCGGAACCGAAAAGAATCGATCCGAATAGATCTGGATCCAAAAAGAACCGATCCAAATAAATACGGACCAAAAATAACTAACCGAATTTTTACAAGTATATATTGGGACCAAGTGTATAGGACTCAAAAGATTAAAACATGAAGAACTCGAACCCGAAAAGAAACTGGTCAGAACACGATCCAAAGACCCGAACACCCAAACCTATTTAGGAAGATGTGATTTTCAGTATACTTTAAAGTTCATAAATACAGAGAATTCAAACTGGcataattttatgaaatcatGGGCCTTAATTCaacacttttttgtttttttttgttttaattagagAGATAGGTAATTattgtatattatatttttgacttTAAACAGAGCAACAAAGAGGTGCACAAGGAAATTGAAAATTAACATCATAAATTATTTGGCACAACTATAATCATTTTAAACTCTATATTTTAGACTAAAAATTATACACATCAAATATTGACTATATTACATAATTATATGTACATTATATATGttggtttttaaaaaatatgaaaattcaaaatatataaatatataaaatataattaatctaaaacttattacaaattttttatGCAAATCTTATAATATAATTGCATTATTTGTggcacaataaaaaaaaattataccgCCAAAAAATGTattgaacaaaaataaaaacaagtaaaataaataatgtatacaaATTTATGAAAAACCTTATAGTATAAAActtatgtattatgtatattcAAATCAATTTAATACATTTGTTCAaatcaatttttataaatttaaacaaaatttatcaatttaatcgataaaaattattttacatttgaaaatacaaatcaaaataattaataaatatccgCCCTACTGGGCGGGTTCGAATCtagttataaatataaaacttgGGTCTTTTACGTAAAACCCTCTTATAATATTGTAcagttatatatatgaaacttaGATCTTTTGTTTCATGTTGACAAACaaatactgtatatatatatatatatatatatatatatatatatatatatatatatatatataacccaACATTTATTGCATACAATTTGAGAACTATATATAAATAGGCAGAATAGTAACTATGTTTATCTATAAGACtataataaaattcaaataatatataattgaataaaatttgatGTGATTACACCCAATGAAATTTTCAAAACTGCAAATGCAAGCTGATATCATTTCATTTTCAGCACTCCTGGTCATTCAACATCAATACAAAAACACAATACAAACAATTACTTTGTCTTTTATTTTAGgaggaataagaaagaaagTATAAAACTAATACTAATTTTTGGTCCTCTGAAACATAATTATCTGTAGAAGTATAAAagatgtaaaaagaaaaaaacataagttTTTTTAGCGTACCTTaatttctctcttctttttccctCAAAATGTTGCGTTAAAGGCCCAAGACTTGGTTCTTTTGTGCCTAAGTATTACAAGGAACCTAACTTGTGAACCTAAACTGCTTTCAAAGAGAAGTTTCTCTATCTatatcacacacacacaaaaatctATCTTTCTCTTTCAGTGGTAACTTCTGCTCACCATTAAGGCAAGTTTCTATATTGTGCTCCTCTAACAATATCAGCTACAAATATCTCTTATTTCCACAAGTTTTTTACACATTTAGGTTTTCCTCAAACTTTGAAAAAAGGGTAACCGAATCTGTTCTTTCACACAACATACccatttcttcttttttcatgtGATGTGAGAATTTTGGGTGATAAGAAGATGAAGACTATAAGTGGTTTAGGGATAGGGTTGAGTTTGGTGTGTGTGTTTCTTCTATTAGCACTTGTTGCAGAGGTCTATTACCTTCTGAgatggaagaagaagatcatcAGCCAAGAAAgcgaagaagagaaagaagaagagcaacaacAGGTTGGGTACGCTAAGGAACTTATCCAGCTCTTCTGCTTCAAAAAGCCTGAGGCCAACAATGGCGGAAGAGAAGTGGAAATCTCGATGAATCAAGATTTAGAACTAGGGTTTGAAGCTGAGCTAATGAAGCTTCATAACCATAGGCTTCTCTTCACAATCATCGAAGAGACAAAAGCAGATTTGGAATCTGATGATGGGAAATCAAGACTAGGCTCAAGGTCAAGAACAAGGAGCCTGAGTGATCTTCCGCTTGGAGTAAATGATTGTACTACCCCTGGCTTCACTCCATTGGCTTCTCCTGCTACGCTAACGTCATCTCCCTTGGAGTCTTACTCGCACCATGGATTCAATCCTCTGTTCGAGTCAGACGGTGAGCTTGAGTTTAACAAGTTTTTCAggccgtcttcttcttcttctcctccgccTAAgttcaagttcttgagggatgCTGAAGAGAAGCTGAGGAGGAGATTGATGGAAGAAGCTAAAAGCAGAGATCAAAAGTTGACTGTAACAGAGGGTTCGTTTCTGAAGTTCATGAATCCTGCGATGATGAACAGAGAGGAGAAACAGAGTAGTCAAGAATCTGATGAGACGGTGTCGTTTTGTCCTTCTTCTTCATGTACAAATCTTAGAACGTTAGACCAGAGGCCCACACTGGTTGTTTAGTAGTTAGACCTCTCTTGCTCTactccttaatttttttttttggttgaaaattttataagaatttcaattttaattgtgtgaattatcttttctttctctcattCTTATTCTTTTGGAATGATTTCTTATGTATGTAttaatctgaaaaaaaaatgcagATGCTTGTTGTAATTTCCTTTGAGAACAAAAATTAAGCAAGAAAATTGGCTATGAAATTTTGTAATCTGTATAAAGCTTTTggaaaataacttaaaataagTGTATTAGCCTATTAGGTTtgagttaaaattttaaatttttccgGCGCCACAAGTTTGAATTTTTCAGCCtccttaatttttatatattactaagTCCTATCAAAATATTACTATTACAAGTAAACGATAAAAAGTGCAATGTTCTTTTCTTTCATATAAATTGTGTAAATGCTATCAAGCCCGTAAATTACGGCACAATATAACATCATGCATAGAGTTTTTTCACACACTTGTGATATATTTTAAAGGGAGGCAAACTGACACACTTGTGATTAGTACTTAGTGATGCTAAGTGCCATAAAAGCATATCGCTGTAGACTTGTAGTATGTCTTTAAACTAATTAAATGAATTACAAACTTGTAAGAAAAACTACCTTTTGTGTTGTCTTAACTAGAAAAATTCATGGCATCACGCGATGTATCGCCGAAAGGTTTGATTTAGTTTAACTTGCCTTTTCCACATTTTTCCTTCAGGAATATACCTAAATACAGGTGTGTTTGATTCCATTTGGAAGCAACCAAAATATAAGATACAGTATCTCTTAATTGAACTATGTGCTATTACTGTATATAACATCATTATCAAGTCGTAcaggaaaaaataaa includes the following:
- the LOC103845360 gene encoding uncharacterized protein LOC103845360 — encoded protein: MKTISGLGIGLSLVCVFLLLALVAEVYYLLRWKKKIISQESEEEKEEEQQQVGYAKELIQLFCFKKPEANNGGREVEISMNQDLELGFEAELMKLHNHRLLFTIIEETKADLESDDGKSRLGSRSRTRSLSDLPLGVNDCTTPGFTPLASPATLTSSPLESYSHHGFNPLFESDGELEFNKFFRPSSSSSPPPKFKFLRDAEEKLRRRLMEEAKSRDQKLTVTEGSFLKFMNPAMMNREEKQSSQESDETVSFCPSSSCTNLRTLDQRPTLVV